GCGGATCACCTCGTAGCCGTGCCGCGGGGACTCGTCGAGCAGCTTCAGCAGGTACAGGCGGAGTCGGCCGTGGCCGAAGACGGGCGTCATGTCAGATCTCCTTGCCGGGCTCGGGCTCGTCCAGGGCGGGGCCGGCCGGGAGTTCCTTGGTGAGGACCGGGCGGTCGTCGTCGGCGTCCGGGCGGCGCTGCACGGTGACGGCGCCGGAGACGGTGGTGACCTGGAGCCGGCCGGTGCCGGAGCCGAGCTGGCCGGAGAGCTTGCGGGCGCCCCAGCTGCCGTTGACGGTGAGCTCCTCGAAGGTGCTGGTGAGGTCGCCGCTGGTGCTGCCGGCCTCGACCCGGGCGTCGGCGAGCGAGGGCAGCCGGACGCCGACCGCGCCGCTGACCGTGGTGACCCGGATGTCGGTGGGGTTGGCCACGTCCAGGTCGAGGGTGACCGCGCCGCTCACCGAGTTGGCCAGGATCTTCTCGGCGGCGCCGGCGACCAGGGTGACCCCGCCGGAGACGGTGTTGACCTTGAGGTCGCCCGCGACCCGCTGGGCGGCGATCTCGCCGGAGACGGTGTTGGCGACGATGTGGCCGGAGAGCCCGACCAGGGTGGTGTCGCCGCTGGCGCCGTGCACCGCCACCTCGCCGGCGATGCCGGAGACGGTGGTGTCGGCGGAGACGCTGCCCAGCTTGACCTCCGACCCGGCGGGCACGGTCAGCGAGACCACGGCCCGGCGCTTGCGGCGCAGGGACCCGAAGAAGGACTTCACGGAGTCGATCGACTTCAGCTCGCTCAGGCTGTGCCAGTGGAGGTCCTTGTACGCGACGGTGAGCACCCCGTCCTCCAGCGTGACCTGCAGCGGCTCGCCCTCCAGCTCGCTCACCTCCAGGCGGGCCGGGCCCTCCGCGGCGACCACGTTGACCGTGCCGCCGACGATCCTGACGTGCAGGGTGCCGACCGGCTCGTCGAAGGTGATCTTCTCCGGCTCGCTGACCGTCCACTCGCTCATGACTCAGTCCTCCCGTTCGCGATGTATCGCGTTTCTCTGAGATTCACGATATATCGCGTATCGCGGATGTCAAGCACCGGTGACGGAAGCCACCCCGCCACGTCGCCCCACCGGCCCACTCGCTCCGGGAACGACGGAACGGCCCGGGAGGCGGTTGCCTCCCGGGCCGTTCCGGTGGATCAGCGGCTGGTCACTCGTCGTCCTCGTCGTCCAGCCGGGCCAGCCAGGTGGCCAGCCGCTCGACCGGCACCTCGAAGTCCGGGTTGAGGTCGACGAACTCGCGCAGGCGCTCGGCCAGCCACTCGAAGGTGACCTCCTCGTCGCCCTTGCGGCTCTCCAGCT
The window above is part of the Kitasatospora sp. HUAS MG31 genome. Proteins encoded here:
- a CDS encoding DUF6104 family protein, translated to MYFTDRGIEELESRKGDEEVTFEWLAERLREFVDLNPDFEVPVERLATWLARLDDEDDE
- a CDS encoding DUF4097 family beta strand repeat-containing protein gives rise to the protein MSEWTVSEPEKITFDEPVGTLHVRIVGGTVNVVAAEGPARLEVSELEGEPLQVTLEDGVLTVAYKDLHWHSLSELKSIDSVKSFFGSLRRKRRAVVSLTVPAGSEVKLGSVSADTTVSGIAGEVAVHGASGDTTLVGLSGHIVANTVSGEIAAQRVAGDLKVNTVSGGVTLVAGAAEKILANSVSGAVTLDLDVANPTDIRVTTVSGAVGVRLPSLADARVEAGSTSGDLTSTFEELTVNGSWGARKLSGQLGSGTGRLQVTTVSGAVTVQRRPDADDDRPVLTKELPAGPALDEPEPGKEI